The genome window CTGATCCAGTACGAGCGCGAGGACGCGGCGGGTCCGAAGACCGCCACCTACCGGCGCGTGCCGGTACCCGACCCCGGTGCACTCAAGGACACGCTGGCGGCCGCGCTCGGCGTCCGCACGGTCGTACGGAAGACGCGAACGCTCCTGCTCGTTGGCCGGACGCGCGTTCATCTGGATGAGGTGGCCGGGCTCGGATGCTTCCTCGAGATCGAGGTGGTGCTCGGCCCGGAGCAGAGTGCTGAAGACGGCGCCGTCACCGCGAAGGCGCTGATGGCGGCGCTCGGTATTGCCGCCAGCGATCGGGTCGCGGGTGCCTATGCGGATCTTGCGCTGCGGGAAGCGTCTGGCTAACCACGCTCGCCGCGCTTGCCGAGCTGCTTCTCCAACACCTTCTTCAACCGGTCCGCGCTCAGGCTGATGCCTTCGTAGGCGTCCTCCGTGGTCGACTCGGCCACAGCCGGCTGCAGGCCGCGCGGGCGCGCCTCAAGCTTGCAGTGTTTGTCCGGACCGCCCTTGGGGCCGTTGATGTCCTTGAGATGCACCTCGATCCGTGTCAGCCGGTCGCCGAAGCGCTTCTCCAGCGCTTCCAGCTTGTCGTGGATGTGTTGCTCCAGCGCCTCCGAGAGTGTGATGCCATCCGCTGGATTGATTTGTACCTGCACGCGGTGCCTCCTTTATCTGTGAATGCGGCGGGGCCGACATGCCGTCGGCCCTCTCAAGTCGACTGCCCAAGGCCGGGGCGAGTTCGCGCGGATACTGTCGCGCACCAGTGGCACGCGGTTAAGCTGCCCCGAAGCCGGTCCTTCATGAAAGTCGGAGGGCATGTGT of Algiphilus aromaticivorans DG1253 contains these proteins:
- a CDS encoding HPF/RaiA family ribosome-associated protein, with translation MQVQINPADGITLSEALEQHIHDKLEALEKRFGDRLTRIEVHLKDINGPKGGPDKHCKLEARPRGLQPAVAESTTEDAYEGISLSADRLKKVLEKQLGKRGERG
- a CDS encoding class IV adenylate cyclase, which translates into the protein MARNIEIKARARDFPAQTAIATRLADGPPVRIEQEDTFFHVPHGRLKLRQCGDGSGELIQYEREDAAGPKTATYRRVPVPDPGALKDTLAAALGVRTVVRKTRTLLLVGRTRVHLDEVAGLGCFLEIEVVLGPEQSAEDGAVTAKALMAALGIAASDRVAGAYADLALREASG